One Helicobacter pylori NQ4053 genomic region harbors:
- a CDS encoding HD domain-containing protein, whose product MYAAHPIKPLKAPKLKTKFLRRVFVGASIRRWNDQACPLEFVELDKQAHKAMIAYLLAKDLKDRGNDLDLDLLIKFFCFEFLERLVLTDIKPPIFYALQQTHSQELASYVVQSLQDEISAYFSLEELKEYLSHRPQILETQILESAHFYASKWEFDIIYHFNPNMYGVKEIKDKIDKQLHNNDHLFEGLFGEKEDLKKLVSMFGQLRFQKRWSQTPRVPQTSVLGHTLCVAIMGYLLSFDLKACKSMRINHFLGGLFHDLPEILTRDIITPIKQSVAGLDHCIKEIEKKEMQNKVYSFVSLGVQEDLKYFTENEFKNRYKDKSHQIVFTKDAEELFTLYNSDEYLGVCGELLKVCDHLSAFLEAQISLSHGISSNDLIKGAQNLLELRSQTELLDLDLGKLFRDFK is encoded by the coding sequence ATGTATGCGGCTCATCCTATTAAACCCCTAAAAGCCCCTAAACTCAAAACTAAATTTTTAAGGCGTGTGTTTGTGGGGGCGTCCATTAGGCGCTGGAATGACCAAGCATGCCCTTTGGAATTTGTGGAATTAGACAAGCAAGCCCATAAAGCGATGATTGCGTATTTGCTCGCTAAAGATTTAAAAGACAGGGGTAATGACTTAGATTTAGATCTTTTAATCAAGTTCTTTTGCTTTGAATTTTTGGAGCGCTTGGTTTTAACCGATATTAAACCCCCTATTTTTTACGCCCTCCAACAAACGCACAGCCAAGAATTAGCCTCTTATGTCGTGCAAAGTTTGCAAGATGAAATCAGTGCGTATTTTTCTTTAGAGGAACTCAAAGAGTATTTAAGCCACAGGCCCCAAATTTTAGAAACTCAAATTTTAGAGAGCGCGCATTTTTATGCGTCTAAGTGGGAGTTTGATATTATTTATCATTTTAACCCCAACATGTATGGCGTGAAAGAAATTAAAGATAAAATTGACAAGCAACTCCACAATAACGATCATTTGTTTGAAGGGCTTTTTGGGGAAAAAGAAGATTTGAAAAAATTGGTGAGCATGTTTGGGCAGTTGCGTTTCCAAAAGCGTTGGAGCCAGACCCCAAGAGTGCCACAAACTAGCGTTTTAGGGCATACCTTATGCGTGGCGATTATGGGGTATTTGTTGAGCTTTGATTTAAAAGCTTGTAAAAGCATGCGGATCAATCATTTTTTGGGCGGGCTTTTCCATGATTTACCCGAGATTTTAACCCGAGACATTATCACGCCCATCAAACAAAGCGTTGCAGGGCTTGATCATTGCATTAAAGAGATTGAAAAAAAAGAAATGCAAAACAAAGTCTATTCCTTTGTTTCTCTGGGCGTTCAAGAAGATTTGAAATATTTCACCGAAAACGAGTTTAAAAACCGCTACAAAGACAAGTCTCATCAAATTGTTTTCACTAAAGACGCTGAAGAATTATTCACGCTTTATAACAGCGATGAATATCTTGGGGTTTGTGGGGAGCTTTTAAAGGTGTGCGATCATTTGAGCGCGTTTTTAGAAGCCCAAATCTCTCTTTCTCATGGCATTTCCAGTAACGATTTGATTAAAGGGGCTCAAAACCTTTTAGAATTGCGATCCCAAACAGAACTGCTTGATTTGGATTTAGGGAAATTGTTTAGGGATTTTAAATAA
- a CDS encoding RNA polymerase factor sigma-54 translates to MAILRTNLSPKNKLNATLKGWLPILQSELEDLEEVLKQNALDNPLIKIENKRIKNFSDRFSAKSSSDHLENFATASKSLFETLEAQIIPPLFPTETSQKIAMDIISGLDSEGYFEENIEERARILGVESEVYEKVRKRFSYLNPAGIGAKDVKESFLFQLESRELDDNELYEEARKIILNLEKHHEFSKDFYYEKALKILKSFKNPPAIEFLEKEIEVIPELFILEVDNEMIVRLNDESYPTISLEENRFKDSGYLKEKLKEAKDLIDALNLRKATIYKIGLMLLEYQYDFFKGKKLRPLKLLDLANEFNHSVSTISRAISNKYLACERGVFPIKHFFSIALDNSETSNAVIKDYLLELIKNEDKKEPLSDAKILELIEEKFHLKMVRRTITKYRQLLNIASSSERKRLYLMRA, encoded by the coding sequence ATGGCGATCTTACGCACAAACCTTAGCCCTAAAAACAAATTAAACGCTACCTTAAAAGGGTGGCTCCCCATTTTACAAAGTGAGCTTGAAGATTTAGAAGAAGTGTTGAAACAAAACGCCCTAGATAACCCCTTAATCAAAATTGAAAACAAACGCATCAAAAATTTTAGCGATCGCTTTAGCGCTAAAAGTAGCAGCGATCATTTAGAAAATTTCGCAACCGCATCTAAAAGCCTTTTTGAAACTTTAGAGGCTCAAATCATTCCCCCCCTTTTTCCTACTGAAACCTCTCAAAAAATCGCTATGGATATTATCAGCGGGCTGGATAGTGAAGGGTATTTTGAAGAAAATATTGAAGAAAGGGCTAGAATTTTAGGGGTAGAGAGCGAAGTTTATGAAAAAGTGCGCAAGCGTTTTAGTTACCTTAATCCCGCTGGCATTGGCGCTAAAGATGTGAAAGAGAGCTTTTTATTCCAGTTAGAGAGTAGGGAATTAGACGATAATGAGCTTTATGAAGAAGCGCGAAAAATCATTTTAAATTTAGAAAAACACCATGAATTTTCTAAAGATTTTTATTACGAAAAGGCTTTAAAGATTTTAAAATCCTTTAAAAACCCCCCAGCCATTGAGTTTTTAGAAAAAGAAATAGAAGTCATTCCTGAGCTTTTTATTTTAGAAGTGGATAATGAAATGATTGTGCGTTTGAACGATGAGAGCTACCCGACGATCAGTTTAGAAGAAAATCGCTTTAAGGATAGCGGCTATTTAAAAGAAAAATTAAAAGAAGCCAAAGATTTGATTGACGCATTAAATTTGAGAAAAGCCACGATTTATAAAATCGGTCTGATGCTTTTAGAGTATCAATACGATTTTTTTAAGGGTAAAAAATTACGCCCTTTAAAGCTATTAGATTTAGCCAATGAGTTTAATCACTCTGTAAGCACGATTTCAAGGGCCATTTCTAATAAGTATTTGGCATGCGAAAGGGGGGTTTTCCCTATTAAACATTTCTTTAGCATCGCCTTAGACAACAGCGAGACTTCAAACGCTGTGATCAAAGACTATCTTTTAGAATTGATTAAAAATGAAGACAAAAAAGAGCCTTTGAGCGACGCTAAGATTTTAGAACTCATTGAAGAAAAATTCCATTTGAAAATGGTAAGAAGAACGATCACCAAATACCGCCAACTGCTCAACATCGCTTCTTCAAGCGAGAGGAAAAGGCTCTATTTGATGCGCGCTTGA
- the lptB gene encoding LPS export ABC transporter ATP-binding protein, with translation MDILKAEHLNKQIKKTKIVSDVSLEVKSGEVVGLLGPNGAGKTTTFYMICGLLEPSGGSVYLNDVNLAKYPLHKRSNLGIGYLPQESSIFKELSVEENLALAGESTFKNSKESEEKMESLLDAFNIQAIRERRGMSLSGGERRRVEIARALIKNPKFVLLDEPFAGVDPIAVIDIQKIIESLIGLNIGVLITDHNVRETLSVCHRAYVIKSGTLLASGNANEIYENALVRKYYLGENFKV, from the coding sequence ATGGATATTTTAAAAGCAGAGCATTTAAACAAACAGATTAAAAAAACCAAAATCGTTTCAGATGTTTCTTTAGAAGTGAAAAGCGGCGAAGTGGTGGGGCTTTTAGGGCCTAATGGGGCGGGTAAAACCACCACCTTTTACATGATATGCGGGCTTTTGGAGCCTAGTGGGGGGAGCGTTTATTTAAACGATGTGAATTTAGCTAAATACCCCTTACACAAGCGTTCTAATTTAGGCATAGGCTACTTGCCCCAAGAATCCAGCATTTTTAAAGAATTGAGCGTGGAAGAGAATCTGGCCCTAGCGGGGGAGAGCACTTTTAAAAACTCTAAAGAGAGCGAAGAAAAAATGGAAAGCTTGTTAGACGCTTTCAATATCCAAGCCATAAGAGAGCGTAGGGGCATGAGCTTGAGTGGGGGAGAAAGAAGGCGTGTAGAAATCGCTAGGGCTTTAATAAAAAACCCTAAATTCGTGCTATTAGATGAGCCTTTTGCGGGCGTGGATCCGATCGCAGTGATTGACATTCAAAAAATCATTGAAAGCTTGATTGGATTAAATATCGGCGTGTTGATTACTGATCACAATGTGCGAGAGACTTTGAGCGTGTGCCATAGGGCGTATGTGATTAAAAGCGGCACGCTTTTAGCGAGCGGGAACGCTAATGAAATTTATGAAAACGCTTTGGTGCGTAAGTATTATTTAGGGGAAAATTTTAAGGTGTGA
- the tsaE gene encoding tRNA (adenosine(37)-N6)-threonylcarbamoyltransferase complex ATPase subunit type 1 TsaE, whose translation MRANLDELDKVAAVILKDDFKGVVLLKGVVGSGKTTLVQACLKHLGLDIQATSPTFSLMHAYSESVFHYDFYMRDLEACLELGMLECLLEKGIHFVEWGDEKLEKILKKYDLAIKVVEIKTESTSRFYTIKIA comes from the coding sequence ATGAGGGCGAATTTAGATGAGTTGGACAAAGTGGCGGCTGTAATTTTAAAAGATGATTTTAAGGGAGTGGTGCTTTTAAAGGGCGTTGTGGGGAGCGGTAAAACGACCTTAGTTCAGGCGTGCTTGAAACATTTGGGTTTAGACATTCAAGCGACTTCCCCAACCTTTAGCTTGATGCATGCTTATAGCGAGAGCGTGTTCCATTACGATTTTTACATGCGCGATTTAGAGGCTTGCTTGGAGCTTGGCATGTTGGAGTGCTTGTTAGAAAAGGGGATCCATTTTGTGGAATGGGGCGATGAAAAATTAGAAAAAATTTTAAAAAAATACGATTTAGCTATTAAGGTTGTGGAAATCAAAACCGAATCAACTAGCCGTTTTTATACGATAAAGATCGCTTAA
- a CDS encoding DNA polymerase III subunit gamma/tau: protein MQVLALKYRPKHFSELVGQESVAKTLSLALDNQRLANAYLFSGLRGSGKTSSSRIFARALMCETGPKAVPCDTCIQCQSALNNHHIDIIEMDGASNRGIDDVRNLIEQTRYKPSFGRYKIFIIDEVHMFTTEAFNALLKTLEEPPSHVKFLLATTDALKLPATILSRTQHFRFKKIPENSVISHLKTILEKEQVSYETSALEKLAHSGQGSLRDTITLLEQAINYCDNAITESKVAEMLGAIDRSVLEDFFQSLINQDEARLKERYAILENYETESVLEEMMLFLKAKLLSPDSYSILLIERFFKIIMSSLSLLKEGANASFVLLLLKMKFKEALKLKALDDAILELEQSKESAFQPLNQNANAPKQESKGTEKIEQAERIEGTEKREKLEKRENAEALQTPMLSAKDRIFHNLFKKVQTLVYERNYELGAVFEKNICFIDFDSRTKTLTWESLAADKDKELLRERFKIVKGIVDGVFGKGESIKIALKNHLENKNAPEETKEFKFPPLKPQPITETTAEMQENDTKEAVGKALQTKENDTKEVQEKEIKENETKETKEAKPKEAPTALQEFMANHSELIEEIKSEFEIKSVELL from the coding sequence ATGCAAGTTTTAGCGTTAAAATACCGCCCCAAACATTTTAGCGAGCTAGTCGGTCAAGAGAGCGTGGCTAAAACGCTTTCTTTAGCCCTAGACAACCAGCGTTTGGCTAACGCTTATTTATTCAGCGGGTTAAGAGGTTCAGGCAAAACCAGCTCTTCTAGGATTTTTGCTAGGGCTTTAATGTGTGAAACAGGGCCAAAGGCTGTGCCTTGCGATACTTGCATCCAATGCCAGAGCGCTTTAAACAACCACCACATAGATATTATAGAAATGGATGGGGCGTCTAATAGGGGGATTGATGATGTCCGTAATCTCATAGAGCAAACGCGCTACAAACCAAGCTTTGGGCGCTATAAAATCTTTATCATTGATGAAGTGCATATGTTCACCACCGAAGCGTTTAACGCGCTTTTAAAGACTTTAGAAGAGCCTCCTAGCCATGTGAAATTCCTTTTAGCGACAACGGACGCTTTGAAATTGCCAGCTACCATACTCAGTCGCACCCAGCATTTCAGGTTTAAAAAAATCCCTGAAAATTCCGTTATTTCTCATTTAAAAACCATTTTAGAAAAAGAACAAGTGAGCTATGAAACAAGTGCATTAGAAAAACTGGCTCACAGCGGGCAAGGGAGCTTGAGAGATACGATCACTCTTTTAGAGCAAGCCATCAATTATTGCGATAACGCTATCACAGAAAGCAAAGTGGCTGAAATGTTAGGAGCGATTGATCGGAGCGTTTTAGAAGATTTTTTTCAAAGCTTAATCAACCAAGATGAAGCGCGATTAAAAGAGCGTTATGCTATTTTAGAAAACTATGAAACCGAGAGCGTTTTAGAAGAAATGATGCTTTTTTTGAAAGCGAAATTATTAAGCCCTGATTCGTATTCTATCCTTTTGATAGAGCGCTTTTTTAAAATCATTATGAGTAGTCTCAGCCTTTTGAAAGAAGGGGCAAACGCTAGTTTTGTGCTGTTGTTATTGAAAATGAAATTCAAAGAAGCTTTAAAACTCAAAGCCCTAGACGATGCGATTTTGGAATTAGAGCAAAGTAAAGAAAGCGCTTTTCAGCCCTTAAATCAAAACGCTAACGCCCCTAAACAAGAATCTAAAGGCACAGAAAAAATAGAACAAGCAGAAAGGATAGAGGGAACAGAAAAAAGAGAAAAACTAGAAAAAAGAGAGAACGCAGAAGCCCTACAAACTCCAATGCTTTCAGCTAAAGATCGCATTTTTCACAACCTTTTCAAGAAAGTTCAAACATTGGTTTATGAGCGCAACTACGAATTAGGGGCGGTGTTTGAAAAAAATATCTGTTTCATTGATTTTGACAGCCGGACTAAAACCTTGACTTGGGAGTCTTTAGCCGCTGATAAGGATAAAGAGCTTTTAAGAGAGCGATTTAAAATCGTAAAAGGTATCGTTGATGGGGTTTTTGGTAAGGGCGAAAGTATCAAAATCGCTTTAAAAAATCATTTGGAAAATAAAAACGCTCCAGAAGAAACTAAAGAGTTTAAATTCCCCCCCTTAAAGCCCCAACCAATCACCGAAACGACGGCTGAAATGCAAGAAAACGATACTAAAGAAGCGGTTGGAAAAGCGCTTCAAACGAAAGAAAACGACACTAAAGAGGTTCAAGAAAAAGAGATTAAAGAAAACGAAACTAAAGAGACTAAAGAAGCCAAACCCAAAGAAGCCCCAACAGCGTTGCAAGAATTTATGGCTAACCACTCTGAGCTGATTGAAGAAATTAAGAGCGAGTTTGAAATCAAAAGCGTGGAATTGTTATGA
- a CDS encoding LysE family transporter, producing the protein MFVVFIEGFGLAISLCAAVGAQSLFIIERGMARNYVFLICALCFMCDIVLMSMGVFGVGAYFAKNLYLSLFLNLFGAAFTGFYAFLALKTLFQTFKKKQVQTPKKLSLKKTLLFTLGVTLLNPQVYLEMVFLIGASALSFDLAQKFVFLAGTLSAALSWLLLLCTLSLRYGSKLLNNQKIFMGVNLFVTAIMGTLSVTLFRDFLALLSKT; encoded by the coding sequence ATGTTTGTGGTTTTTATAGAAGGCTTTGGTTTAGCGATTTCTTTGTGCGCGGCTGTGGGGGCGCAATCCTTGTTTATTATAGAGCGAGGCATGGCTAGGAATTATGTGTTTTTGATTTGCGCTTTGTGTTTTATGTGCGATATTGTATTAATGAGCATGGGCGTGTTTGGCGTGGGGGCTTATTTTGCTAAAAACCTTTATTTGAGTTTGTTTTTGAATTTATTTGGAGCGGCTTTTACCGGATTTTACGCTTTTTTAGCTTTAAAAACCCTTTTTCAAACCTTTAAAAAGAAGCAAGTCCAAACCCCTAAAAAATTATCCTTAAAAAAGACCTTATTATTCACTTTAGGCGTTACCTTACTCAACCCTCAAGTGTATTTGGAAATGGTGTTTTTAATTGGCGCGAGTGCTTTGTCTTTTGATTTAGCGCAAAAATTTGTCTTTCTAGCTGGCACTTTATCGGCTGCCCTTTCTTGGCTTTTATTGTTATGCACCCTATCTTTACGCTATGGCTCTAAACTCTTAAACAACCAAAAAATCTTTATGGGCGTGAATCTCTTTGTAACCGCTATCATGGGAACGCTTAGCGTTACTTTATTTAGGGATTTTTTAGCGCTATTGAGCAAAACCTAA
- a CDS encoding DUF1104 domain-containing protein, giving the protein MRKSLAFCLLALLGLQVLGARDFSQFKNEELLKLAGTLPSNEAIDYRMEVSKRLKALNAEDAKKFRANFSRIARKNLSKMSEEDFKKMREEVRKELEEKTKGLSDEEIKAKGLNVSVCSGDTRKVWCRAVKKKDEHCSPK; this is encoded by the coding sequence ATGAGAAAGAGTTTGGCTTTTTGCCTGTTAGCTTTGCTTGGATTACAGGTTTTAGGTGCTAGGGATTTTTCGCAATTCAAAAACGAAGAACTTTTAAAATTAGCAGGCACTCTGCCTTCTAATGAAGCGATTGATTATCGCATGGAAGTGTCTAAACGCCTTAAAGCTTTAAACGCTGAGGATGCTAAGAAATTCCGCGCGAATTTCAGCCGGATCGCTAGGAAGAATCTTTCCAAAATGAGCGAAGAGGATTTCAAAAAAATGCGTGAAGAGGTGCGTAAAGAATTAGAAGAAAAAACCAAAGGTTTGAGCGATGAAGAAATTAAGGCAAAAGGACTTAATGTGAGCGTTTGTAGCGGCGATACGAGAAAAGTTTGGTGTAGGGCTGTTAAGAAAAAAGACGAACATTGTTCTCCTAAGTGA
- a CDS encoding sialic acid-binding protein — translation MKKALKILSVSALLFVALNAKDFSKTSDEDLAKMAGVVAPQDIVDYTKELKKRMEKMPEDKRKAFHKQLHEYAVKNTDKMTVADFEARQKAVKEALKKGNMEDMDDDFGLRSCKHGKKHKHDKHGKKHGKKHDKDHDDKDHDHHDEDHSDKH, via the coding sequence ATGAAAAAAGCGTTGAAAATACTTTCTGTTAGCGCGTTGCTATTTGTGGCTTTGAACGCCAAAGATTTCAGTAAAACAAGCGATGAAGATTTGGCTAAAATGGCTGGCGTTGTCGCTCCGCAAGATATTGTGGATTACACAAAAGAGTTGAAAAAGCGCATGGAAAAGATGCCTGAAGACAAGAGAAAGGCGTTCCATAAACAACTGCATGAATATGCAGTTAAAAACACAGACAAAATGACCGTAGCGGATTTTGAAGCCCGCCAAAAAGCCGTTAAAGAAGCGCTTAAAAAAGGTAACATGGAAGACATGGATGATGATTTTGGGTTGAGATCATGCAAGCATGGGAAAAAGCACAAACACGATAAGCATGGCAAGAAGCATGGCAAAAAACATGACAAAGATCATGACGATAAAGACCATGACCACCATGATGAAGATCACAGCGATAAGCACTAA
- a CDS encoding outer membrane protein, with translation MHAEDNGFFVGAGYQIGEAVQMVKNTGELKNLNDKYEQLSQSLAQLASLKRSIQTANNIQAVNNALSDLKSFASNNHTNKETSPIYNTTQAVITSVLAFWSLYAGNTLSFHVTGLHDGSNSPLGRIHKDGNCTGLQQCFMSQETYNKMKTLAENLQKAQGNLCALSECSSNQSSENKTSMTTALKTAQELMDLIEQTKVSMVWKNIVIAGVSNKAGGAGAITSTGPVTDYAVFNNIKAMLPILQEALKLTQSNHTLSTNLQARATGSQTNREFAKDIYALAQNQKQILSNASNIFNLFNSIPKDQLKYLENAYLKVPHLGKTPTNPYRQNVNLNKEINAVQNNVSYYGNRLDSALSVARDVYNLKSNQTEIVTAYNNAKNLSEEISKLPHNKVNVTNIVMSPKDPTAGQYNYQINPEQQSNLNQALAAMSNNPFKNIGMISSQNNNGALNGLGVQVGYKQFFGESKRWGLRYYGFFDYNHGYIKSSFFNSSSDIWTYGGGSDLLVNIINDSITRKNNKLSVGLFGGIQLAGTTWLNSQYVNLTAFNNPYSAKVNTSNFQFLFNLGLRTNLATAKKKDSERSAQHGIELGIKIPTINTNYYSFLGTKLEYRRLYSVYLNYVFAY, from the coding sequence TTGCACGCTGAAGACAACGGCTTTTTTGTAGGCGCGGGCTATCAAATCGGCGAAGCGGTGCAAATGGTCAAAAACACCGGCGAATTGAAAAACTTGAACGACAAATATGAGCAATTAAGCCAATCTTTAGCCCAACTGGCTTCGTTAAAACGAAGCATTCAAACGGCGAACAACATTCAGGCTGTCAACAATGCTTTAAGCGATTTAAAAAGCTTTGCGAGTAACAACCACACAAACAAAGAAACATCGCCCATCTACAACACCACGCAGGCTGTTATCACTTCAGTATTGGCTTTTTGGAGTCTTTATGCAGGGAACACTCTCAGTTTTCATGTGACCGGTTTGCATGATGGATCTAATTCTCCTCTTGGAAGAATCCATAAAGATGGGAACTGCACAGGATTACAACAATGTTTTATGAGCCAAGAAACTTATAATAAAATGAAAACGCTTGCTGAAAACCTCCAAAAAGCTCAAGGCAATCTCTGTGCCTTATCAGAATGTTCTAGCAATCAATCAAGTGAAAACAAAACTTCCATGACTACAGCTCTTAAAACCGCGCAAGAGCTTATGGATTTGATCGAACAGACCAAGGTTTCTATGGTGTGGAAAAATATAGTCATCGCAGGTGTTTCAAACAAAGCCGGTGGTGCTGGTGCTATCACATCCACTGGTCCTGTAACCGACTATGCGGTGTTTAACAACATCAAGGCGATGCTACCTATCTTGCAAGAAGCGCTCAAACTAACTCAGAGCAACCACACCCTATCTACTAACTTGCAAGCTCGAGCTACAGGATCTCAAACAAATCGTGAATTTGCTAAAGACATTTACGCTTTAGCTCAAAACCAAAAGCAAATCCTTTCTAACGCTTCAAATATCTTCAATCTCTTTAATTCCATTCCTAAAGACCAACTTAAGTATTTGGAGAACGCTTACTTGAAAGTGCCGCATTTGGGTAAAACGCCTACTAACCCTTACAGACAGAATGTGAATTTGAATAAAGAAATCAATGCGGTTCAAAACAATGTGAGCTATTATGGTAACCGGTTGGATTCGGCTTTAAGCGTGGCTAGAGATGTTTATAACCTAAAATCCAATCAAACAGAAATCGTAACCGCCTATAACAACGCTAAGAATTTGAGCGAAGAGATTTCTAAACTCCCGCATAATAAGGTCAATGTAACAAACATCGTTATGTCGCCTAAAGATCCTACAGCGGGCCAATACAACTACCAAATCAACCCAGAGCAGCAATCCAATCTTAACCAAGCTTTAGCGGCGATGAGCAATAACCCCTTTAAAAATATAGGAATGATCAGCTCTCAAAACAATAACGGCGCTTTGAACGGGCTTGGCGTGCAAGTGGGTTATAAGCAATTCTTTGGCGAAAGCAAAAGATGGGGGTTAAGGTATTATGGCTTCTTTGATTACAACCACGGCTATATCAAATCCAGCTTTTTTAATTCGTCTTCTGATATATGGACTTATGGCGGTGGGAGCGATTTGTTAGTGAATATTATCAACGATAGCATCACAAGAAAGAACAACAAGCTCTCCGTGGGTCTTTTTGGAGGTATCCAACTCGCAGGGACTACATGGCTTAATTCCCAATACGTGAATTTAACCGCGTTCAATAACCCTTACAGCGCGAAAGTCAATACTTCCAATTTCCAATTCTTGTTCAATCTCGGCTTGAGAACCAATCTCGCTACAGCTAAGAAAAAAGACAGCGAACGTTCCGCGCAACATGGCATTGAACTAGGCATTAAAATCCCCACCATTAACACCAATTACTATTCTTTTTTAGGCACTAAGCTAGAATACCGAAGGCTTTATAGCGTGTATCTCAATTATGTGTTTGCTTATTAA